A stretch of Eleutherodactylus coqui strain aEleCoq1 chromosome 2, aEleCoq1.hap1, whole genome shotgun sequence DNA encodes these proteins:
- the LOC136613194 gene encoding trichohyalin-like: MAAFCIETAAHVLRIVRIQRRRHYTGVTAGKYTLSRKKQAVIPRRNRRDTKERAIIQRRNRRDTKERAVIPRRNLRDNKERAVIQRRNRRDTKERAVIPRRNRRDTKERAVIPRRNRRDTKERAVIQRRNRRDTKERAVIPRRNRRDTKERAVIPRKNRRDNKERAIIPRRNRRDTKERAVIPRRNRTDNKERAVIPRRNRRDNKERAVIPRRNRTDNKERAVIPRRNRRANKERAVIPRRNRRDNKERAVIPRRNRRANKERAVIPRRNCTDNKERAVIPDTKERAVIPRRNRRDNEERAVIPRRNRRDTKEQAVIPRRNRRDTKERAVIPRQNRRDTKERAVIPRRNRRDNEERAIIPRRNRRDNKEQAIIPRRNRTDNKERAVIPRRNRRANKERAVIPDTKERAVIPRRNRRDNEERAVIPRRNRRDTKEQAVIPRRNRRDNKERAVIPQRNRRDTKERAVIPRRNRTDNKERAIIPRRNRTDNKERAVIPRQNRRANKERAVVLRRNRTDNKERAVIPRRNRTDNKERAVIPRQNRRANKERAVIPRRNRTDNKERAVIPRRNRRDTKERAVIPRRNRRDTKERAVIPRRNRRANKERAIIPRRNRTDNQERAVIPRRNRRANKEQAAIPRRNRRANKERAVIPRRNRRDNKERAVIPQPNRRDNKERAAIPRRNRRANKERAVIPRRNRTDNKERAIIPRRNRTDNKKRAVIPRRNRRDNEERAVIPDNKERAVIPRRNRRDNEERAVIPRQNRTDNKKRAVIPRRYRRDNKEQAVIPRRNRRDNKERAVIPRRNRRANKERAVIPRRNRTVNKERAAIPRRNRRDNEERAVIPRRNRRDNEEQAVIPRRNRRDNKERAVIPRRNRRDNEEQAVIPRRNRRDNKERAVIPRRNRRANKERAVIPRRNRRDNKEQAIIPRRNRTDNKERAVIPRRNRRDNEERAVIPRRNRADNKEQAVIPRRNRRDNKERAVIPQPNRRDNKERAVIPRRNRRDTKERAVIPRRNRRDTKERAVIPRRNRTDNKERAIILRRNRTDNKERAIIPRRNRTDNKERAVIPRRNRRDTKERAVIPDTKERAVIPRRNRTDNKERAVIPRRNRRDTKERAVIPRRNRRDTKERAVIPRRNRRDNEERAVIPRRNRRDNKEQAIIPRRNRRDNRERAIIPRRNRTDNKERAVIPRRNRADNKEQAVIPRRNRRANKERAIIPRRNRRANKERAVIPRRNGTDNKERAVIPRRNRRDTKERAVIPQRNRRDNEERAVIPRRNRRDNEEQAVIPRRNRRDNKERAVIPRRNRRANKERAVIPRRNRRDNKEQAIIPRRNRTDNKERAVIPRRNRRDNEERAVIPRRNRADNKEQAVIPRRNRRDNKERAVIPQPNRRDNKERAVIPRRNRRDTKERAVIPRRNRRDTKERAVIPRRNRTDNKERAIILRRNRTDNKERAIIPRRNRTDNKERAVIPRRNRRDTKERAVIPDTKERAVIPRRNRTDNKERAVIPRRNRRDTKERAVIPRRNRRDTKERAVIPRRNRRDNEERAVIPRRNRRDNKEQAIIPRRNRRDNRERAIIPRRNRTDNKERAVIPRRNRADNKEQAVIPRRNRRANKERAIIPRRNRRANKERAVIPRRNGTDNKERAVIPRRNRRDTKERAVIPQRNRRDNEERAVIPRRNRRDNEERAVIPRRNRTDNKERAIIPRRNRRANKERAVILRRNRRDNKERAVIPRQNRRDNRERAVIPRRNRRDNRERAVIPRPNRRDNKERAVILRRNRRDNKERAVIPRRNRRANKERAVIP; the protein is encoded by the exons AATACAGAGAAGGCGGCATTATACAGGCGTTACCGCTGGAAAATACAcactgtcccgcaaaaaacaagccgtcataccgcgacggaaccgcAGAGATACTAAAGAACGAGCCATCATACAGCGACGGAACCGCAGAGATACTAAAGAACGAGCCGTCATACCACGACGGAACCTCAGAGATAATAAAGAACGAGCCGTCATACAGCGACGGAACCGCAGAGATACTAAAGAACGAGCCGTcataccgcgacggaaccgcagagatactaaagaacgagccgtcataccgcgacggaaccgcagagatactaaagaacgagccgtcatacagcgacggaaccgcagagatactaaagaacgagccgtcataccgcgacggaaccgcAGAGATACTAAAGAACGAGCCGTCATACCGCGAAAGAACCGCAGAGATAATAAAGAACGAGCCATcataccgcgacggaaccgcagagatactaaagaacgagccgtcataccgcgacggaaccgcACAGATAATAAAGAACGAGCCGTcataccgcgacggaaccgcagagataataaagaacgagccgtcataccgcgacggaaccgcACAGATAATAAAGAACGAGCCGTcataccgcgacggaaccgcagagctaataaagaacgagccgtcataccgcgacggaaccgcagagataataaagaacgagccgtcataccgcgacggaaccgcAGAGCTAATAAAGAACGAGCCGTCATACCGCGACGGAACTGCACAGATAATAAAGAACGAGCCGTCATACC agatactaaagaacgagccgtcataccgcgacggaaccgcagagataatgaagaacgagccgtcataccgcgacggaaccgcAGAGATACTAAAGAACAAGCCGTcataccgcgacggaaccgcAGAGATACTAAAGAACGAGCCGTCATACCGCGACAGAACCGCAGAGATACTAAAGAACGAGCCGTcataccgcgacggaaccgcAGAGATAATGAAGAACGAGCCATcataccgcgacggaaccgcAGAGATAATAAAGAACAAGCCATcataccgcgacggaaccgcACAGATAATAAAGAACGAGCCGTcataccgcgacggaaccgcAGAGCTAATAAAGAACGAGCCGTCATACC agatactaaagaacgagccgtcataccgcgacggaaccgcagagataatgaagaacgagccgtcataccgcgacggaaccgcAGAGATACTAAAGAACAAGCCGTcataccgcgacggaaccgcAGAGATAATAAAGAACGAGCCGTCATACCGCAACGGAACCGCAGAGATACTAAAGAACGAGCAGTcataccgcgacggaaccgcACAGATAATAAAGAACGAGCCATcataccgcgacggaaccgcACAGATAATAAAGAACGAGCCGTCATACCGCGACAGAACCGCAGAGCTAATAAAGAACGAGCCGTCGTACTGCGACGGAACCGCACAGATAATAAAGAACGAGCCGTcataccgcgacggaaccgcACAGATAATAAAGAACGAGCCGTCATACCGCGACAGAACCGCAGAGCTAATAAGGAACGAGCCGTcataccgcgacggaaccgcACAGATAATAAAGAACGAGCCGTcataccgcgacggaaccgcagagatactaaagaacgagccgtcataccgcgacggaaccgcAGAGATACTAAAGAACGAGCCGTCATACCGCGACGAAACCGCAGAGCTAATAAAGAACGAGCCATcataccgcgacggaaccgcACAGATAATCAAGAACGAGCCGTcataccgcgacggaaccgcAGAGCTAATAAAGAACAAGCCGCcataccgcgacggaaccgcagagctaataaagaacgagccgtcataccgcgacggaaccgcAGAGATAATAAAGAACGAGCCGTCATACCGCAACCGAACCGCAGAGATAATAAAGAACGAGCCGCcataccgcgacggaaccgcagagctaataaagaacgagccgtcataccgcgacggaaccgcACAGATAATAAAGAACGAGCCATcataccgcgacggaaccgcACAGATAATAAAAAACGAGCCGTcataccgcgacggaaccgcagagataatgaagaacgagccgtcatacc agataataaagaacgagccgtcataccgcgacggaaccgcAGAGATAATGAAGAACGAGCCGTCATTCCGCGACAGAACCGCACAGATAATAAAAAACGAGCCGTCATACCGCGACGGTACCGCAGAGATAATAAAGAACAAGCCGTcataccgcgacggaaccgcagagataataaagaacgagccgtcataccgcgacggaaccgcagagctaataaagaacgagccgtcataccgcgacggaaccgcACAGTTAATAAAGAACGAGCCGCcataccgcgacggaaccgcagagataatgaagaacgagccgtcataccgcgacggaaccgcAGAGATAATGAAGAACAAGCCGTcataccgcgacggaaccgcagagataataaagaacgagccgtcataccgcgacggaaccgcAGAGATAATGAAGAACAAGCCGTcataccgcgacggaaccgcagagataataaagaacgagccgtcataccgcgacggaaccgcagagctaataaagaacgagccgtcataccgcgacggaaccgcAGAGATAATAAAGAACAAGCCATcataccgcgacggaaccgcACAGATAATAAAGAACGAGCCGTcataccgcgacggaaccgcagagataatgaagaacgagccgtcataccgcgacggaaccgcGCAGACAACAAAGAACAAGCCGTcataccgcgacggaaccgcAGAGATAATAAAGAACGAGCCGTCATACCGCAACCGAACCGCAGAGATAATAAAGAACGAGCCGTcataccgcgacggaaccgcagagatactaaagaacgagccgtcataccgcgacggaaccgcAGAGATACTAAAGAACGAGCAGTcataccgcgacggaaccgcACAGATAATAAAGAACGAGCCATCATACTGCGACGGAACCGCACAGATAATAAAGAACGAGCCATcataccgcgacggaaccgcACAGATAATAAAGAACGAGCCGTcataccgcgacggaaccgcagagatactaaagaacgagccgtcatacc agatactaaagaacgagccgtcataccgcgacggaaccgcACAGATAATAAAGAACGAGCTGTcataccgcgacggaaccgcagagatactaaagaacgagccgtcataccgcgacggaaccgcagagatactaaagaacgagccgtcataccgcgacggaaccgcagagataatgaagaacgagccgtcataccgcgacggaaccgcAGAGATAATAAAGAACAAGCCATcataccgcgacggaaccgcAGAGATAATAGAGAACGAGCCATCATACCGCGACGAAACCGCACAGATAATAAAGAACGAGCCGTcataccgcgacggaaccgcGCAGACAACAAAGAACAAGCCGTcataccgcgacggaaccgcAGAGCTAATAAAGAACGAGCCATcataccgcgacggaaccgcAGAGCTAATAAAGAACGAGCCGTCATACCGCGACGGAACGGCACAGATAATAAAGAACGAGCCGTcataccgcgacggaaccgcagagatactaaagaacgagccgtcataccgcaacggaaccgcagagataatgaagaacgagccgtcataccgcgacggaaccgcAGAGATAATGAAGAACAAGCCGTcataccgcgacggaaccgcagagataataaagaacgagccgtcataccgcgacggaaccgcagagctaataaagaacgagccgtcataccgcgacggaaccgcAGAGATAATAAAGAACAAGCCATcataccgcgacggaaccgcACAGATAATAAAGAACGAGCCGTcataccgcgacggaaccgcagagataatgaagaacgagccgtcataccgcgacggaaccgcGCAGACAACAAAGAACAAGCCGTcataccgcgacggaaccgcAGAGATAATAAAGAACGAGCCGTCATACCGCAACCGAACCGCAGAGATAATAAAGAACGAGCCGTcataccgcgacggaaccgcagagatactaaagaacgagccgtcataccgcgacggaaccgcAGAGATACTAAAGAACGAGCAGTcataccgcgacggaaccgcACAGATAATAAAGAACGAGCCATCATACTGCGACGGAACCGCACAGATAATAAAGAACGAGCCATcataccgcgacggaaccgcACAGATAATAAAGAACGAGCCGTcataccgcgacggaaccgcagagatactaaagaacgagccgtcatacc agatactaaagaacgagccgtcataccgcgacggaaccgcACAGATAATAAAGAACGAGCTGTcataccgcgacggaaccgcagagatactaaagaacgagccgtcataccgcgacggaaccgcagagatactaaagaacgagccgtcataccgcgacggaaccgcagagataatgaagaacgagccgtcataccgcgacggaaccgcAGAGATAATAAAGAACAAGCCATcataccgcgacggaaccgcAGAGATAATAGAGAACGAGCCATCATACCGCGACGAAACCGCACAGATAATAAAGAACGAGCCGTcataccgcgacggaaccgcGCAGACAACAAAGAACAAGCCGTcataccgcgacggaaccgcAGAGCTAATAAAGAACGAGCCATcataccgcgacggaaccgcAGAGCTAATAAAGAACGAGCCGTCATACCGCGACGGAACGGCACAGATAATAAAGAACGAGCCGTcataccgcgacggaaccgcagagatactaaagaacgagccgtcataccgcaacggaaccgcagagataatgaagaacgagccgtcataccgcgacggaaccgcagagataatgaagaacgagccgtcataccgcgacggaaccgcACAGATAATAAAGAACGAGCCATcataccgcgacggaaccgcAGAGCTAATAAAGAACGAGCCGTCATACTGCGACGGAACCGCAGAGATAATAAAGAACGAGCCGTCATACCGCGACAGAACCGCAGAGATAATAGAGAACGAGCCGTcataccgcgacggaaccgcAGAGATAATAGAGAACGAGCCGTCATACCGCGACCGAACCGCAGAGATAATAAAGAACGAGCCGTCATACTGCGACGGAACCGCAGAGATAATAAAGAACGAGCCGTCATACCACGACGGAACCGCAGAGCTAATAAAGAACGAGCCGTCATACCGTGA